A single region of the Halorubrum depositum genome encodes:
- a CDS encoding substrate-binding domain-containing protein → MDRRRYVELVGVGGALSLSGCLGGTSASASDSADSGPSGETLTVATATTTRDSGLLEELVPGFEETFGATLDTIARGTGAALRTARNGDCDVVLVHARPLEDEFIRAGHGINRRAVMANDFLLVGPPDDPAGVAGADPLEAVAAVAEAEAPFLSRGDRSGTHLRERGLWREAGIDPAGSWYRESGQGMGTTLVMAAQSGSYTLTDRGTFLNVGDDRLAAHVARGIESPPPLLRNEYAAIPVNPARHDAAYPLAMAFLGYLTGPGQARIEGFRVAGEPAFRPLARSRRPRFDQYVPSDWPEGNGD, encoded by the coding sequence ATGGATCGCCGGCGCTACGTGGAACTCGTCGGTGTCGGCGGCGCCCTCTCGCTTTCGGGCTGTCTCGGCGGCACGTCGGCATCGGCCTCCGATTCGGCCGATTCCGGGCCGAGCGGCGAGACGCTGACGGTCGCGACGGCGACGACGACCCGGGACAGCGGGCTCCTCGAGGAGCTGGTGCCCGGGTTCGAGGAGACGTTCGGCGCGACGCTGGACACGATCGCTCGCGGCACCGGCGCGGCGCTCCGGACCGCCCGAAACGGCGACTGCGACGTGGTCCTCGTCCACGCCCGGCCGCTGGAAGACGAGTTCATCCGGGCGGGACACGGGATCAACCGACGCGCGGTCATGGCGAACGACTTCCTGCTGGTCGGTCCTCCGGACGACCCGGCCGGGGTCGCCGGCGCGGATCCACTCGAGGCGGTCGCGGCCGTCGCCGAGGCCGAGGCACCGTTCCTGTCGCGGGGCGATCGGTCCGGCACACACCTCCGGGAGCGCGGGCTGTGGCGGGAAGCGGGGATCGACCCCGCCGGCTCCTGGTACCGGGAGTCCGGACAGGGGATGGGGACCACGCTGGTGATGGCCGCGCAGTCCGGGTCGTACACCCTGACCGACCGCGGGACGTTCCTCAACGTCGGCGACGACCGGCTGGCCGCTCACGTCGCGCGGGGGATCGAGAGCCCGCCGCCGCTGCTCCGCAACGAGTACGCCGCGATCCCGGTCAACCCCGCGCGGCACGACGCCGCGTACCCGCTGGCGATGGCCTTCCTCGGCTACCTCACCGGGCCCGGACAGGCGCGAATCGAGGGGTTCCGCGTGGCGGGCGAGCCGGCGTTTCGACCCCTCGCTCGCTCGCGACGGCCGCGGTTCGACCAGTACGTGCCGAGCGACTGGCCGGAGGGGAACGGGGACTGA